From one Orcinus orca chromosome 10, mOrcOrc1.1, whole genome shotgun sequence genomic stretch:
- the PSORS1C2 gene encoding LOW QUALITY PROTEIN: psoriasis susceptibility 1 candidate gene 2 protein (The sequence of the model RefSeq protein was modified relative to this genomic sequence to represent the inferred CDS: deleted 2 bases in 2 codons): MHQGVHQSLLGSPSTQTQPTPDFGARRQARCSTGSSWGSWSFACFAGGISGSGDHPSPSSTEPSEEEGPPTLPQGPPIPGDPWPGVPPLFEDLPPPGPSRPWRDLPESGVWPPVPPRTDPPQPPRPDDPWPAGPQPPENPWPPASKVGHGSQEEPDLDPPQEEYRQWIPQRHPGPLPSSPSLPF; this comes from the exons CCTCTTGGGGTCCCCAAGCACCCAGACTCAGCCGACCCCTGACTTTGGGGCCAGGAGACAGGCAAGATGCTCAACTGGAAGCTCCTGGGGATCCTGGTCCTTTGCCTGTTTTGCCGGAG GCATCTCAGGCAGCGGAGACCATCCATCTCCCTCATCCACAGAGCCCTCAGAGGAGGAGGGCCCCCCAACATTGCCTCAGGGCCCCCCAATCCCTGGTGAC CCCTGGCCAGGGGTACCCCCTCTCTTTGAGGACCTTCCACCTCCAGGCCCCAGCCGTCCCTGGAGAGACCTGCCTGAATCTGGAGTCTGGCCTCCTGTACCCCCTAGAACTGATCCCCCTCAACCTCCCCGGCCTGATGACCCCTGGCCAGCAGGACCCCAGCCTCCAGAAAACCCCTGG CCACCTGCCTCTAAGGTGGGCCACGGATCTCAGGAGGAGCCAGATCTTGACCCACCCCAGGAGGAGTACAGACAATGGATCCCCCAGAGGCATCCTGGGCCTCTGCCCTCAAGCCCATCTCTACCCTTCTGA